From the genome of Pogona vitticeps strain Pit_001003342236 chromosome 10, PviZW2.1, whole genome shotgun sequence, one region includes:
- the MAF gene encoding transcription factor Maf isoform X2, translating to MASDLALSSADLPTSPLAMEYVNDFDLMKFEVKKEPVETDRIISQCGRLIAGGSLSSTPMSTPCSSVPPSPSFSAPSPGSGGSDQKTHLEDYYWMTGYPQQLNPEALGFSPEDAVEALINSTHHHHHHHHPQQQQHQQQHHQLQSAAAAAAAAAAAAAAAAAGFEGYARGQQLAAAAGASGGGGGGGGGGGGPGGSMPPDEMGSAAAVVSAVIAAAAAQQQQQNGGAPHYHHHHHHGAAGHHHHHHHPQQHPQPPGSVQSSSSSSSSSSSSSSSSVGGGGGGGGGGGSSSSSSSHGSAGGGGGVGGGGGLHHPHHGLHFDDRFSDEQLVTMSVRELNRQLRGVSKEEVIRLKQKRRTLKNRGYAQSCRFKRVQQRHVLESEKNQLLQQVEQLKQEISRLVRERDAYKQKYEKLVSSGFRENGGSGSSDDPSSPEFFICL from the coding sequence ATGGCATCGGACCTGGCCCTGAGCAGCGCCGACCTGCCCACCAGTCCGCTGGCCATGGAATATGTTAATGACTTCGATCTGATGAAGTTCGAGGTGAAAAAGGAGCCGGTGGAGACGGACCGCATCATCAGCCAGTGCGGCCGCCTGATCGCCGGGGGATCGCTCTCGTCCACCCCGATGAGCACGCCCTGCAGCTCCGTGCCCCCGTCGCCCAGCTTCTCGGCCCCGAGCCCGGGCTCCGGGGGCAGCGACCAGAAGACCCACCTGGAAGACTATTACTGGATGACCGGCTACCCGCAGCAGCTCAACCCGGAGGCGCTCGGCTTCAGCCCCGAGGACGCCGTGGAGGCGCTCATCAAcagcacccaccaccaccaccaccatcatcacccgcagcagcagcagcaccagcagcagcatcatCAGCTCCAGAgtgcggccgccgccgccgctgctgctgccgccgcggccgccgccgccgccgccggcttcGAGGGTTATGCGAGGGGGCAGCAGCTGGCCGCGGCGGCCGGAGCCTCGGGCGGCGGCGGAGgtggagggggcggcggcggcggcccggggGGCTCCATGCCTCCCGACGAGATGGGCTCGGCGGCCGCCGTGGTCTCGGCCGTgatcgcggcggcggcggctcagcagcagcagcagaacggCGGCGCCCcccactatcatcatcatcaccaccacggCGCGGCcgggcaccaccaccaccaccaccacccgcagCAGCATCCCCAGCCGCCGGGCAGCGTGCAATCCTCgtccagcagcagcagtagcagcagcagcagtagcagcagtagtgtcggaggaggcggcggtggaggcggcggcggaggcagcagcagcagcagcagcagccacgggtcggcgggcggcggcggtggtgtcGGAGGAGGCGGCGGCCTCCACCACCCGCACCACGGCTTGCACTTCGACGACCGCTTCTCCGACGAGCAGCTGGTGACCATGTCGGTGAGGGAGCTCAACCGGCAGCTGCGAGGGGTCAGCAAGGAAGAGGTGATCCGGCTCAAGCAGAAGCGGCGGACCCTGAAAAACCGAGGCTATGCCCAGTCGTGCCGCTTCAAGCGGGTCCAGCAGCGGCACGTCCTGGAGTCGGAGAAGAACCAGCTGCTCCAGCAAGTGGAGCAACTCAAGCAAGAGATCTCCAGGCTGGTCCGGGAGAGGGACGCCTACAAGCAGAAATACGAGAAGCTGGTCAGCAGCGGCTTCCGAGAAAACGGCGGCTCCGGCAGCAGCGACGACCCGTCTTCGCCCGAGTTTTTCAT
- the MAF gene encoding transcription factor Maf isoform X1, translated as MASDLALSSADLPTSPLAMEYVNDFDLMKFEVKKEPVETDRIISQCGRLIAGGSLSSTPMSTPCSSVPPSPSFSAPSPGSGGSDQKTHLEDYYWMTGYPQQLNPEALGFSPEDAVEALINSTHHHHHHHHPQQQQHQQQHHQLQSAAAAAAAAAAAAAAAAAGFEGYARGQQLAAAAGASGGGGGGGGGGGGPGGSMPPDEMGSAAAVVSAVIAAAAAQQQQQNGGAPHYHHHHHHGAAGHHHHHHHPQQHPQPPGSVQSSSSSSSSSSSSSSSSVGGGGGGGGGGGSSSSSSSHGSAGGGGGVGGGGGLHHPHHGLHFDDRFSDEQLVTMSVRELNRQLRGVSKEEVIRLKQKRRTLKNRGYAQSCRFKRVQQRHVLESEKNQLLQQVEQLKQEISRLVRERDAYKQKYEKLVSSGFRENGGSGSSDDPSSPEFFMYPRESSTSVM; from the coding sequence ATGGCATCGGACCTGGCCCTGAGCAGCGCCGACCTGCCCACCAGTCCGCTGGCCATGGAATATGTTAATGACTTCGATCTGATGAAGTTCGAGGTGAAAAAGGAGCCGGTGGAGACGGACCGCATCATCAGCCAGTGCGGCCGCCTGATCGCCGGGGGATCGCTCTCGTCCACCCCGATGAGCACGCCCTGCAGCTCCGTGCCCCCGTCGCCCAGCTTCTCGGCCCCGAGCCCGGGCTCCGGGGGCAGCGACCAGAAGACCCACCTGGAAGACTATTACTGGATGACCGGCTACCCGCAGCAGCTCAACCCGGAGGCGCTCGGCTTCAGCCCCGAGGACGCCGTGGAGGCGCTCATCAAcagcacccaccaccaccaccaccatcatcacccgcagcagcagcagcaccagcagcagcatcatCAGCTCCAGAgtgcggccgccgccgccgctgctgctgccgccgcggccgccgccgccgccgccggcttcGAGGGTTATGCGAGGGGGCAGCAGCTGGCCGCGGCGGCCGGAGCCTCGGGCGGCGGCGGAGgtggagggggcggcggcggcggcccggggGGCTCCATGCCTCCCGACGAGATGGGCTCGGCGGCCGCCGTGGTCTCGGCCGTgatcgcggcggcggcggctcagcagcagcagcagaacggCGGCGCCCcccactatcatcatcatcaccaccacggCGCGGCcgggcaccaccaccaccaccaccacccgcagCAGCATCCCCAGCCGCCGGGCAGCGTGCAATCCTCgtccagcagcagcagtagcagcagcagcagtagcagcagtagtgtcggaggaggcggcggtggaggcggcggcggaggcagcagcagcagcagcagcagccacgggtcggcgggcggcggcggtggtgtcGGAGGAGGCGGCGGCCTCCACCACCCGCACCACGGCTTGCACTTCGACGACCGCTTCTCCGACGAGCAGCTGGTGACCATGTCGGTGAGGGAGCTCAACCGGCAGCTGCGAGGGGTCAGCAAGGAAGAGGTGATCCGGCTCAAGCAGAAGCGGCGGACCCTGAAAAACCGAGGCTATGCCCAGTCGTGCCGCTTCAAGCGGGTCCAGCAGCGGCACGTCCTGGAGTCGGAGAAGAACCAGCTGCTCCAGCAAGTGGAGCAACTCAAGCAAGAGATCTCCAGGCTGGTCCGGGAGAGGGACGCCTACAAGCAGAAATACGAGAAGCTGGTCAGCAGCGGCTTCCGAGAAAACGGCGGCTCCGGCAGCAGCGACGACCCGTCTTCGCCCGAGTTTTTCAT
- the MAF gene encoding transcription factor Maf isoform X3, whose translation MASDLALSSADLPTSPLAMEYVNDFDLMKFEVKKEPVETDRIISQCGRLIAGGSLSSTPMSTPCSSVPPSPSFSAPSPGSGGSDQKTHLEDYYWMTGYPQQLNPEALGFSPEDAVEALINSTHHHHHHHHPQQQQHQQQHHQLQSAAAAAAAAAAAAAAAAAGFEGYARGQQLAAAAGASGGGGGGGGGGGGPGGSMPPDEMGSAAAVVSAVIAAAAAQQQQQNGGAPHYHHHHHHGAAGHHHHHHHPQQHPQPPGSVQSSSSSSSSSSSSSSSSVGGGGGGGLHHPHHGLHFDDRFSDEQLVTMSVRELNRQLRGVSKEEVIRLKQKRRTLKNRGYAQSCRFKRVQQRHVLESEKNQLLQQVEQLKQEISRLVRERDAYKQKYEKLVSSGFRENGGSGSSDDPSSPEFFMYPRESSTSVM comes from the exons ATGGCATCGGACCTGGCCCTGAGCAGCGCCGACCTGCCCACCAGTCCGCTGGCCATGGAATATGTTAATGACTTCGATCTGATGAAGTTCGAGGTGAAAAAGGAGCCGGTGGAGACGGACCGCATCATCAGCCAGTGCGGCCGCCTGATCGCCGGGGGATCGCTCTCGTCCACCCCGATGAGCACGCCCTGCAGCTCCGTGCCCCCGTCGCCCAGCTTCTCGGCCCCGAGCCCGGGCTCCGGGGGCAGCGACCAGAAGACCCACCTGGAAGACTATTACTGGATGACCGGCTACCCGCAGCAGCTCAACCCGGAGGCGCTCGGCTTCAGCCCCGAGGACGCCGTGGAGGCGCTCATCAAcagcacccaccaccaccaccaccatcatcacccgcagcagcagcagcaccagcagcagcatcatCAGCTCCAGAgtgcggccgccgccgccgctgctgctgccgccgcggccgccgccgccgccgccggcttcGAGGGTTATGCGAGGGGGCAGCAGCTGGCCGCGGCGGCCGGAGCCTCGGGCGGCGGCGGAGgtggagggggcggcggcggcggcccggggGGCTCCATGCCTCCCGACGAGATGGGCTCGGCGGCCGCCGTGGTCTCGGCCGTgatcgcggcggcggcggctcagcagcagcagcagaacggCGGCGCCCcccactatcatcatcatcaccaccacggCGCGGCcgggcaccaccaccaccaccaccacccgcagCAGCATCCCCAGCCGCCGGGCAGCGTGCAATCCTCgtccagcagcagcagtagcagcagcagcagtagcagcagtagtgtcggaggaggcggcg GCGGCGGCCTCCACCACCCGCACCACGGCTTGCACTTCGACGACCGCTTCTCCGACGAGCAGCTGGTGACCATGTCGGTGAGGGAGCTCAACCGGCAGCTGCGAGGGGTCAGCAAGGAAGAGGTGATCCGGCTCAAGCAGAAGCGGCGGACCCTGAAAAACCGAGGCTATGCCCAGTCGTGCCGCTTCAAGCGGGTCCAGCAGCGGCACGTCCTGGAGTCGGAGAAGAACCAGCTGCTCCAGCAAGTGGAGCAACTCAAGCAAGAGATCTCCAGGCTGGTCCGGGAGAGGGACGCCTACAAGCAGAAATACGAGAAGCTGGTCAGCAGCGGCTTCCGAGAAAACGGCGGCTCCGGCAGCAGCGACGACCCGTCTTCGCCCGAGTTTTTCAT